Proteins encoded in a region of the Benincasa hispida cultivar B227 chromosome 2, ASM972705v1, whole genome shotgun sequence genome:
- the LOC120070978 gene encoding mitogen-activated protein kinase 9, producing the protein MGSGTLVDGVRRWFQRRTSSSSSSSSSSSSTSNFDPNSDSSDPNLNYPNHHKFDYVDKGGVNGDQLLSSDLRAQSTIAHKRKPLRKQTHLVGEGILEELPEEEDDDLDYSVLKLIKVPKRVNHFRHPPPLAFMDSHKKGGLETEFFTEYGEASRYQVQEIIGKGSYGVVGSAIDTHTDEKVAIKKINDVFEHVSDATRILREIKLLRLLRHPDIVEIKHIMLPPSRREFRDIYVVFELMESDLHQVIKANDDLTPEHHQFFLYQLLRGLKYIHTANVFHRDLKPKNILANADCKLKICDFGLARVSFNDAPSAIFWTDYVATRWYRAPELCGSFFSKYTPAIDIWSIGCIFAEMLTGKPLFPGKNVVHQLDLMTDVLGTPSAESIARIRNEKARRYLSNMRRKQPVPLTQKFPNADPLALRLLQRLLAFDPKDRPTAEEALADPYFHGLANVDREPSTQPISKLEFEFERRKLAKDDVRELIYREILEYHPQMLQEYLRSGEQTSFMYPSGVDRFKRQFAHLEEHYGKGERSTPLQRQHASLPRERVCAPKDEAEQHNDLEGRNVATSLQSPPKSQEGGSENANGNEQNGLNKPNYSARSLLKSASISASKCIGVKPRKDLEEEPITETNDEAIDGLSHKVSALHT; encoded by the exons atggGGAGTGGAACTCTCGTGGACGGTGTTCGTCGCTGGTTTCAACGTcgcacttcttcttcttcttcttcttcttcttcttcttcttctacttctaATTTTGATCCTAATTCTGATTCTTCTGATCCTAATCTCAATTACCCTAATCACCATAAGTTTGATTATGTTGATAAAGGTGGTGTCAATGGTGACCAATTGTTGAGTAGCGATTTACGCGCCCAATCGACCATTGCCCACAAACGCAAACCTCTAAGGAAACAAACCCATCTCGTAGGAGAAGGGATTCTTGAGGAATTACCTGAGGAGGAGGACGACGATCTTGATTACTCTGTCTTGAAGCTCATCAAAGTTCCCAAACGGGTCAATCACTTCAGACATCCTCCTCCTCTTGCTTTCATGGATTCCCACAAGAAG GGTGGGTTGGAAACAGAATTTTTCACAGAGTATGGAGAGGCCAGCAGATATCAGGTTCAAGAAATAATTGGTAAAGGCAGCTATGGGGTTGTTGGTTCCGCCATTGATACCCATACTGATGAGAAGGTCgcaattaagaaaattaacgATGTGTTTGAGCATGTTTCTGATGCCACAAGGATTTTAAGAGAAATTAAACTCCTACGGCTGCTCCGTCATCCAGATATAGTAGAAATAAAGCACATTATGCTTCCTCCTTCACGGAGAGAATTCAGAGATATTTATGTTGTTTTTGAATTGATGGAATCTGACCTTCACCAAGTAATTAAGGCCAACGATGATCTCACTCCTGAGCATCATCAGTTTTTCTTGTACCAGCTTCTTCGTGGTCTGAAATATATTCATACAG cAAATGTATTTCATCGTGATTTAAAGCCCAAAAACATTTTAGCTAATGCCGACTGCAAACTGAAAATTTGTGATTTTGGACTTGCTCGTGTATCATTTAATGATGCACCATCTGCTATTTTCTGGACT GACTATGTTGCAACTCGGTGGTACCGTGCTCCTGAACTTTGTGGCTCTTTTTTCTCAAAA taCACTCCTGCAATTGATATTTGGAGCATTGGATGCATATTTGCGGAAATGCTCACTGGAAAGCCACTGTTTCCTGGGAAAAATGTGGTGCACCAGCTGGATCTGATGACTGATGTGCTTGGCACTCCTTCTGCTGAGTCCATTGCTAGG ATTCGGAATGAGAAGGCAAGAAGATACCTTAGTAACATGAGGAGAAAGCAGCCTGTTCCTCTCACACAAAAGTTCCCCAATGCCGATCCCTTGGCTCTCCGCTTGCTTCAACGCCTGCTTGCATTTGATCCCAAAGATCGTCCCACTGCTGAAGAG GCATTAGCTGATCCGTATTTTCATGGTTTGGCTAATGTGGATCGGGAACCTTCAACACAACCAATTTCAAAACTTGAGTTCGAATTTGAAAGAAGAAAGTTAGCAAAAGATGATGTTAGAGAATTAATTTATCGAGAG ATCTTGGAGTATCATCCTCAGATGCTACAGGAATATCTCCGCAGTGGAGAACAAACTAGTTTCATGTACCCAAG TGGTGTTGATCGCTTCAAACGCCAGTTTGCACATCTAGAGGAACATTATGGTAAGGGTGAAAGAAGTACTCCACTTCAAAGACAGCATGCTTCGTTGCCAAG GGAGAGGGTTTGTGCACCAAAAGATGAAGCCGAACAACACAATGATTTAGAAGGAAGAAATGTTGCTACATCTCTTCAAAGTCCCCCAAAGTCGCAAGAGGGTGGTTCTGAAAACGCAAACGGTAACGAACAAAATGGACTAAATAAGCCAAATTACAGTGCTCGTAGCTTGTTGAAGAGTGCCAGCATTAGTGCCTCTAAATGTATAGGTGTTAAACCAAGAAAAGACCTAGAG GAGGAACCGATTACAGAGACAAACGACGAGGCAATTGACGGGTTGTCTCATAAGGTGTCGGCCTTGCATACTTGA